A region from the Polaribacter sp. Hel1_33_78 genome encodes:
- a CDS encoding DUF3820 family protein, translating to MLQDKQFLIDLAKMKMPFGKYKGRFLIDLPEHYIVWYKTKGFPAGKLGKQMDLVYELQLNGLEDIVREIRRKF from the coding sequence ATGTTACAAGATAAACAGTTTCTCATAGATTTAGCAAAGATGAAAATGCCTTTTGGTAAATATAAAGGTAGGTTTTTGATTGATTTGCCGGAACATTATATTGTTTGGTATAAAACTAAGGGTTTTCCTGCGGGTAAATTAGGAAAGCAAATGGATTTAGTTTATGAGCTCCAATTAAACGGACTTGAGGATATTGTAAGGGAAATAAGAAGGAAATTTTAA
- a CDS encoding NAD(P)-dependent oxidoreductase produces the protein MKFGIIKERKNPPDRRVVFSPEKLKEFQKKFPDSEINVESSDIRVFSDESYEEMGLKVTNDVSDCDVLFGVKEVPIEALIDNKKYFFFSHTIKKQPYNRKLLAAILEKNIELFDHETIIKENGARLIGFGRYAGIVGAYNGFRAFGLKNETFNLPKAATLDSQKELIATLNKINLPSIKILLTGNGKVAYGAKEMLDGMHIKQVSVDDYLNNSFEEPVYCLVDVLDYNKRKDGEVINNYDFYKHPEKYESDFMGFAKVTDFFIAGHFYGNGAPYLFTREDAKSKDFKIKFVADISCDVDGPVASTLRASTIAEPIYGYNPVTESEVDYKDKGAIVVMAVDNLPCELPKDASEGFGELFLENVIPAFFNNDKDGILERAKMTENGKLTNRFSYLQDYVDGKE, from the coding sequence ATGAAGTTTGGCATTATTAAAGAACGTAAAAATCCACCAGATAGGAGAGTTGTTTTTTCTCCAGAAAAGTTAAAAGAGTTTCAAAAAAAATTTCCAGATTCGGAGATTAATGTTGAAAGTTCTGATATTCGAGTTTTTTCTGATGAAAGTTATGAGGAAATGGGCTTGAAAGTTACAAATGATGTTTCTGATTGTGATGTTTTATTTGGGGTAAAAGAAGTTCCTATTGAGGCTTTAATCGATAATAAAAAATATTTTTTCTTTAGCCATACGATTAAAAAACAACCTTATAATAGAAAGTTATTAGCAGCAATTTTAGAGAAAAATATTGAACTGTTTGATCATGAAACCATCATTAAAGAAAATGGTGCGCGTTTAATTGGTTTTGGACGTTATGCTGGAATCGTGGGTGCTTACAATGGTTTTAGAGCATTTGGATTAAAAAATGAAACATTTAATTTGCCAAAAGCAGCAACTTTAGACAGTCAAAAGGAACTAATAGCGACACTAAATAAAATCAACTTACCGAGCATTAAAATTCTTTTAACAGGAAACGGAAAAGTGGCGTACGGTGCTAAAGAAATGTTAGATGGAATGCATATTAAACAAGTTTCTGTTGATGATTATTTAAATAATTCATTTGAAGAGCCTGTTTATTGCCTTGTAGATGTTTTAGATTATAACAAACGCAAGGACGGGGAAGTAATTAATAATTATGATTTTTATAAGCATCCAGAAAAATATGAATCAGATTTTATGGGTTTTGCAAAAGTAACTGATTTTTTTATTGCTGGTCATTTTTATGGCAATGGAGCACCCTATCTATTTACGAGAGAAGATGCAAAATCTAAAGATTTTAAAATAAAATTTGTGGCAGATATTTCTTGTGATGTAGATGGGCCCGTGGCTTCAACATTAAGAGCATCCACAATTGCAGAACCTATTTATGGTTACAACCCCGTAACTGAATCTGAGGTAGATTATAAAGATAAAGGCGCTATCGTAGTAATGGCAGTAGATAATTTACCTTGTGAATTACCCAAAGATGCCAGTGAAGGTTTTGGCGAACTATTTTTAGAAAATGTAATTCCTGCTTTTTTTAATAATGACAAAGATGGTATTTTAGAACGTGCTAAAATGACAGAGAACGGAAAGCTTACTAACCGTTTTTCATATTTACAGGATTATGTAGATGGAAAAGAATAA